A stretch of the Tannerella serpentiformis genome encodes the following:
- a CDS encoding NYN domain-containing protein, which yields MDTEGKQRVIVYIDGFNFYYGLRGDRRWKKYYWLDVVKLFEAFMRPNQELVAVKYFSARPDDIERSRRQNAFFQTNKENPKFHLVLGKYLKKEITCFKCGNVIHTYEEKETDVRIATQIVADAYQKNGDAAIVVSADSDMIPAIELAIQARQKVFIYFPPNQYSSNLASMGIGKPTQLQRYESRFRQSLLPDVIHLSVADYDLRIPEEWKAYQ from the coding sequence ATGGATACAGAAGGAAAACAAAGAGTCATCGTGTATATCGACGGGTTCAACTTTTACTACGGCTTGAGGGGAGATCGGCGTTGGAAGAAATACTATTGGCTCGATGTCGTCAAGTTGTTCGAGGCTTTTATGCGTCCCAATCAAGAATTAGTCGCGGTAAAGTATTTCTCCGCGAGGCCGGACGACATAGAGCGGAGTAGGCGGCAGAATGCCTTTTTTCAGACAAACAAAGAGAACCCGAAGTTCCATCTGGTCTTAGGGAAGTACTTGAAGAAGGAGATCACCTGCTTCAAGTGTGGGAATGTCATCCATACCTACGAGGAGAAGGAGACGGACGTAAGGATTGCAACGCAGATCGTGGCCGATGCGTATCAAAAGAATGGCGATGCGGCTATTGTCGTCTCTGCTGACAGCGATATGATCCCAGCGATAGAGCTCGCCATACAAGCGCGGCAAAAGGTGTTTATCTATTTCCCGCCCAATCAGTATTCCAGTAATCTGGCATCTATGGGGATCGGAAAACCGACGCAGTTGCAACGCTATGAGAGCCGATTCAGGCAGAGTCTTTTGCCTGATGTCATCCATTTATCTGTCGCCGACTATGATTTGCGTATACCGGAAGAGTGGAAAGCGTATCAATGA